A genomic region of Persephonella marina EX-H1 contains the following coding sequences:
- a CDS encoding agmatine deiminase family protein produces the protein MERFRMPAEWEKHKGTITTYPQAYETFFDRLDQARDQFVQMVKYISEGETVYINVNGEEEKKDLLKRLERFNVNGDVRILINKTDDAWCRDYCPIFVKDSEGNTVALKFRFNSWGGKYPYENDEKTGNKIPEILGYKKINIDMVLEGGSVEVNGNGVLLTTESCLLNPNRNPDLSKEEIEEKLRFYLGVNRIFWLGEGIIGDDTDGHIDDITRFVSKDTVVTAFEDNRNDPNYYPLIENYKRLKSLKEFNIVKIPMPDPVYYKYPGDDKPYRLPASYVNFYISNKAVVVPVFNCDKDEIALETLRKLFPDREVIGIYAYDIVIGLGAFHCLTQQIPE, from the coding sequence TTGGAAAGATTCAGAATGCCTGCAGAATGGGAAAAACACAAAGGAACGATAACAACGTACCCACAGGCTTACGAGACATTTTTTGACAGACTTGATCAGGCTAGGGATCAGTTTGTCCAGATGGTAAAGTACATATCTGAAGGTGAGACTGTTTATATAAATGTTAACGGTGAAGAGGAGAAAAAGGATCTTTTAAAAAGGCTTGAAAGGTTTAATGTTAATGGGGATGTAAGGATACTCATAAATAAAACGGATGATGCCTGGTGCAGAGATTACTGTCCTATTTTCGTTAAGGATAGTGAAGGGAACACAGTCGCTTTAAAGTTCAGATTTAACAGCTGGGGTGGTAAGTACCCATACGAGAACGACGAGAAAACAGGAAATAAGATACCTGAGATTCTCGGTTATAAAAAGATAAATATTGATATGGTTTTAGAGGGTGGATCAGTTGAGGTAAATGGAAATGGTGTTCTTCTGACTACAGAAAGCTGTCTTTTGAATCCAAACAGAAATCCCGATCTTTCAAAGGAGGAGATAGAGGAGAAGCTAAGATTTTATCTTGGCGTTAACAGAATATTCTGGCTTGGTGAAGGGATCATTGGTGATGACACAGATGGACATATTGATGATATAACAAGGTTTGTCTCGAAAGATACAGTAGTAACAGCCTTTGAGGATAACAGGAATGATCCGAATTACTACCCTCTCATTGAGAACTATAAAAGACTTAAAAGTCTTAAAGAGTTTAATATTGTGAAAATTCCTATGCCTGATCCTGTTTACTACAAATATCCCGGTGATGATAAACCTTACAGACTCCCTGCAAGTTACGTAAACTTTTATATATCAAATAAGGCTGTTGTTGTTCCTGTTTTTAACTGTGATAAGGATGAGATAGCTTTAGAAACACTGAGAAAACTTTTTCCGGATAGAGAGGTTATCGGGATTTACGCTTACGATATTGTTATTGGTCTTGGGGCTTTTCACTGTCTGACACAGCAGATTCCTGAGTAG
- a CDS encoding SH3 domain-containing protein: MIKYLVLSLVIIIMIALDIVLIQEFLYQHKQEEKIPQSANRIDTGPVTTEPQLSAKTEKIKIDSISESEKKEITQTVEEEVSHTADMHITDLSEKKEKPVMEDQTDQISLQDTAKPEESIKPLKAVSTVWLNLRENPRLDSEVLTVINKGDSVLVIDQRFNHWKKVIYIKDDQVYTGWVDDRYLRILEPTQESAVSDSEKPQDQ, from the coding sequence ATGATAAAATACCTTGTTTTATCCTTAGTAATAATAATTATGATCGCTCTTGACATAGTTCTAATTCAAGAATTTCTGTACCAGCACAAACAGGAAGAAAAAATTCCCCAGTCTGCTAACAGGATAGATACAGGTCCAGTAACAACTGAACCACAGCTTTCAGCAAAAACAGAGAAGATCAAAATAGACAGTATCTCAGAATCTGAAAAAAAAGAGATAACACAGACAGTTGAAGAGGAAGTATCACATACTGCCGATATGCACATAACGGACTTATCTGAAAAAAAAGAAAAACCTGTAATGGAAGATCAGACGGATCAGATCTCACTGCAGGATACAGCAAAACCTGAAGAGAGTATAAAACCTTTAAAAGCTGTCTCTACAGTATGGTTAAATCTAAGGGAAAACCCGAGACTCGATTCGGAGGTTTTAACCGTAATAAACAAAGGCGATAGTGTTCTTGTGATAGATCAGAGGTTCAATCACTGGAAAAAGGTTATATATATAAAAGATGATCAGGTGTATACAGGCTGGGTTGATGACAGATACCTGCGGATACTGGAACCTACTCAGGAATCTGCTGTGTCAGACAGTGAAAAGCCCCAAGACCAATAA
- a CDS encoding nucleoside deaminase, protein MSEDIKFLDIAYEEALKAYEKDEVPIGAVIVKDGEIIGKGHNQRIEKNNALYHAEIVAIEEACRNTGSWRLDGCTLYVTVEPCVMCAGAIMQSRIKKVVFGALDQKGGAVVSKYRLFDDGKLPFKVDYSLINYEKASIILKDFFLNKRRVSRER, encoded by the coding sequence ATGTCTGAAGATATAAAATTCCTTGATATCGCTTACGAAGAAGCACTGAAAGCCTATGAAAAGGATGAAGTTCCCATCGGTGCTGTAATAGTAAAAGATGGGGAAATAATCGGGAAAGGACACAACCAGAGGATAGAAAAAAACAACGCCCTTTACCACGCAGAGATAGTAGCAATTGAGGAAGCCTGCAGAAATACAGGAAGCTGGAGGCTTGACGGCTGTACCCTTTATGTAACTGTAGAACCCTGTGTTATGTGTGCAGGAGCTATAATGCAGTCAAGGATAAAAAAGGTTGTTTTTGGAGCACTGGATCAGAAAGGTGGAGCTGTTGTAAGCAAATACAGACTTTTTGATGATGGAAAGCTACCATTTAAGGTTGATTACTCCCTAATAAATTACGAAAAGGCAAGTATAATATTAAAGGATTTTTTTCTAAATAAAAGGAGGGTTTCCAGGGAGAGATGA
- the cmk gene encoding (d)CMP kinase, with product MIIAIDGPAGSGKSTVAKKLSRILGYTYIDTGAMYRAVAYKVKEEGIDPDNPDAVVNIMKRINIKLEPSDNGVKVFLDGEDVSSKIRTEEIGKIASKIARHPEVRKILVQKQREMGKKAKNAVIEGRDTGTVIFPDADLKIFMTASPEVRARRRWEELKNKGLDIDYNRILKEVKERDHLDQTRKDSPLRPAKDAIIIDTTNKSIDEVINQILELVRK from the coding sequence TTGATAATAGCTATAGATGGACCTGCAGGATCAGGAAAAAGCACTGTAGCAAAAAAACTGTCAAGAATACTTGGCTACACCTATATAGATACAGGAGCTATGTACAGGGCTGTAGCCTATAAAGTCAAGGAGGAAGGTATAGACCCTGATAACCCTGATGCTGTAGTAAATATTATGAAAAGAATCAATATAAAACTTGAGCCATCAGATAACGGTGTAAAAGTTTTCCTTGATGGAGAGGACGTATCATCAAAAATCAGAACAGAAGAGATAGGAAAGATAGCCTCAAAGATAGCAAGACATCCTGAGGTGAGAAAGATCCTTGTTCAGAAACAGAGAGAGATGGGGAAAAAAGCAAAAAATGCCGTGATAGAAGGTAGGGATACCGGAACGGTAATATTCCCTGATGCAGACCTGAAGATATTTATGACAGCATCCCCTGAAGTAAGGGCAAGAAGAAGATGGGAAGAGCTAAAAAACAAAGGGTTGGATATAGATTACAACCGGATCCTTAAGGAAGTAAAAGAGAGAGACCATTTAGATCAGACAAGAAAAGACAGTCCTTTAAGACCTGCAAAAGATGCGATCATCATAGATACAACGAACAAAAGTATAGACGAAGTTATAAATCAAATACTGGAACTTGTCAGAAAATAA
- a CDS encoding glycoside hydrolase family 15 protein — translation MYREAVVANSQMFANFDKYLSMRDLYFPYVGQYNHLSGNKNHLIVCVNGEISFLDKGWEKSFGYKKDALITDIKAVNYDLRIQLNINDMIHKYMPVYIRKLKVKNLSSHKKDVKIFFYHDFRLNETTVGNTALYHPDLKGVVHYREATYLFISICPEISEYTIKKKEESSILEIENGSLSMNPIARGDIDSAVSYNIELDGNEEKEFYYYIVAGHSFDDIEEKLIKLRADTTEHFVEETEIYWKAWLNERKEIKRSIDDEIKELYDRSLLIIKAHMDKDGSIIASADSSIFQRFNKDHYAYSWPRDNSFIVMALDRAGYGHATKRFFEFCVRTLTKKGYFLQKYLPDGSFGSSWHPWIDEKGNPQLPIQEDETALVIWALFSHYQETKDVEFIDRIYNQLVRPAAYFMMNYRDRETGLPRESYDPWEERRGVGTYTCATVFAGLLSASKLAHLTGNLDEARKFKDVAEEVREGILKYLYDESENRFIRMLYRDSSGKIKKDKTVDASLMAVFFTGLLPPDDYRVINTVNAIREKLWIDEGIKGLARFENDEYHRISEKYPGNPWIVTTMWLADWYIAVEKIDEAVELLRWAVKRKSQAGLLAEQYNPETGDPISVTPLTWSHAAFCYTVQNLNKKLYEMGI, via the coding sequence ATGTACAGGGAAGCCGTTGTCGCAAACAGCCAGATGTTTGCGAATTTTGATAAATACCTTTCAATGAGAGACCTATATTTTCCCTATGTAGGACAGTACAACCATCTCAGTGGGAACAAAAACCATCTTATAGTCTGTGTAAATGGAGAGATCAGCTTTCTTGATAAAGGATGGGAAAAAAGTTTCGGTTATAAAAAGGATGCATTAATTACAGATATAAAGGCTGTAAATTACGACCTCAGGATTCAGCTTAATATAAACGATATGATCCACAAATACATGCCTGTTTATATAAGGAAGCTAAAAGTAAAAAATCTTTCCTCACATAAAAAAGATGTAAAGATCTTTTTCTACCATGATTTCAGACTTAACGAAACAACTGTAGGTAATACAGCACTTTACCATCCTGATCTGAAGGGAGTAGTTCACTACAGGGAAGCAACATATCTATTTATATCTATATGTCCTGAGATCTCAGAGTACACAATAAAGAAGAAAGAGGAAAGCTCAATACTGGAGATAGAAAACGGATCGCTATCCATGAACCCTATAGCCAGGGGAGATATAGACAGTGCGGTCTCATACAACATTGAGCTTGATGGAAATGAGGAAAAGGAGTTTTACTACTACATAGTTGCGGGACATAGCTTTGACGATATAGAAGAAAAACTTATAAAGCTCAGGGCAGACACAACAGAACATTTTGTTGAAGAGACAGAGATATACTGGAAAGCCTGGCTTAACGAGAGGAAAGAGATAAAAAGATCTATAGATGATGAGATAAAGGAGCTTTACGACAGGAGTTTACTGATAATAAAGGCCCATATGGATAAAGACGGCAGTATAATAGCGTCTGCAGACTCAAGTATATTTCAGAGGTTCAATAAAGATCATTACGCATACTCATGGCCGAGAGATAACTCATTCATAGTTATGGCACTGGACAGAGCCGGTTATGGACACGCAACAAAGAGATTCTTTGAGTTCTGTGTAAGAACACTTACAAAAAAAGGTTACTTCCTTCAGAAATACCTACCAGATGGATCTTTTGGTTCATCATGGCATCCCTGGATAGATGAAAAAGGAAATCCACAGCTTCCTATACAGGAAGATGAGACAGCACTTGTGATATGGGCACTGTTCTCACACTATCAGGAAACAAAGGATGTTGAGTTTATAGACAGGATTTACAATCAGCTTGTCAGACCTGCAGCCTACTTTATGATGAATTACAGAGATAGGGAAACAGGACTTCCAAGGGAAAGCTATGATCCATGGGAAGAAAGAAGAGGTGTCGGAACATACACCTGTGCAACCGTTTTTGCCGGTTTGCTATCCGCATCAAAACTGGCACATCTGACAGGAAATCTTGATGAGGCAAGAAAGTTCAAAGATGTGGCTGAAGAGGTGAGGGAAGGAATTCTGAAGTATCTTTACGATGAAAGTGAGAACAGATTCATAAGGATGCTTTACAGGGACAGCTCTGGAAAGATAAAAAAAGACAAAACTGTTGATGCAAGCCTTATGGCTGTGTTTTTCACAGGACTTTTACCACCTGATGACTACAGGGTTATAAACACTGTAAATGCGATCAGGGAGAAACTCTGGATAGATGAAGGTATAAAAGGCCTTGCAAGATTTGAAAATGACGAGTATCACAGGATAAGTGAGAAATATCCAGGTAATCCATGGATAGTTACTACAATGTGGCTTGCTGACTGGTATATAGCTGTTGAAAAGATAGATGAAGCTGTTGAGCTTCTCAGATGGGCTGTAAAAAGAAAGTCTCAGGCGGGACTGCTTGCAGAACAGTACAATCCTGAGACAGGAGATCCGATCTCCGTAACACCTTTAACCTGGTCTCACGCCGCTTTCTGCTACACCGTCCAGAATTTAAACAAAAAATTATACGAGATGGGGATTTAA
- the moaD gene encoding molybdopterin converting factor subunit 1, whose protein sequence is MKVKVLYFSSLKDRIKKSQEVIDIKEKTTVGEFIKILKERYPELEKNFDNVMIAVNEEYASSDQVLKEGDTVAIIPPVSGG, encoded by the coding sequence TTGAAGGTTAAGGTTCTTTATTTTTCATCTTTAAAAGACAGGATTAAAAAATCCCAGGAAGTTATAGATATCAAAGAAAAAACAACGGTTGGTGAGTTTATAAAGATACTTAAAGAGAGATATCCAGAACTGGAAAAGAATTTTGATAATGTGATGATCGCCGTTAATGAGGAATACGCATCATCTGATCAGGTGCTTAAAGAAGGAGATACTGTGGCTATTATACCTCCTGTCAGTGGAGGATAA
- a CDS encoding 2,5-diamino-6-(ribosylamino)-4(3H)-pyrimidinone 5'-phosphate reductase gives MQRPYTIIVSEVTVDGKLTLRRGRSSKEIMQFMDDEANRYLHELRAKVDGIMVGAETIRTDNPFLTVRYVEGKNPTRIVPTSKADIPLDANILEKHAPTIIVTSESAPEEKVKALKEKVEVIISGKDQVDLIEMMDTLYRKGIKTLMVEGGSTLNWNLIKFGLVDEIRLIHMPFIVGGEDTPTLVGGEGFYSLNDVVKTKLRAHFMRGSHLITEWEIKFEG, from the coding sequence ATGCAACGCCCTTACACAATAATAGTATCTGAAGTAACTGTGGACGGGAAACTGACCTTAAGAAGGGGAAGGTCTTCAAAAGAGATCATGCAGTTTATGGATGATGAGGCTAACAGGTATCTGCATGAGCTCAGGGCAAAGGTTGACGGTATAATGGTCGGAGCTGAAACTATAAGAACTGACAACCCATTTCTGACAGTAAGGTATGTTGAAGGTAAAAACCCAACAAGGATCGTTCCAACATCAAAGGCGGATATACCGCTGGATGCAAATATACTTGAGAAACATGCACCAACAATAATAGTAACATCCGAGTCTGCACCTGAAGAGAAGGTAAAAGCATTAAAAGAAAAAGTAGAGGTTATTATCTCAGGAAAAGATCAGGTTGATCTTATAGAGATGATGGATACCCTTTACAGAAAAGGGATAAAAACACTTATGGTTGAAGGTGGATCAACATTAAACTGGAATCTAATAAAGTTTGGTCTTGTTGACGAAATAAGACTTATACATATGCCATTTATTGTTGGAGGAGAGGACACACCAACACTTGTAGGTGGAGAAGGCTTTTACTCATTAAATGATGTCGTAAAAACTAAGCTCAGAGCCCACTTTATGAGAGGATCTCATCTTATAACTGAGTGGGAGATAAAGTTTGAAGGTTAA
- a CDS encoding CDP-alcohol phosphatidyltransferase family protein encodes MNLTSKRKSLKKIYEPIGILFAKTHITPNVITVISVIVGIFAAMAFYNHKPLTGAILLFMSGFFDLMDGVVARETERSSKFGAVFDWLADKFVDGIVLFSIGMAYSTPVVTILAVVSSMLHTFIKPVAYAEIGFENREKGKINDPLEGIGFFGRPESMLVIILFAVFEHFHILGGLQFGFVLVTVLTILSLLQRIIYLYIKYNRDYD; translated from the coding sequence ATGAACTTAACATCAAAAAGAAAATCCCTGAAAAAGATTTATGAGCCGATAGGGATTTTGTTTGCAAAAACACATATAACGCCAAATGTTATAACAGTTATATCGGTCATAGTGGGTATATTTGCCGCTATGGCCTTTTATAACCATAAGCCGTTAACTGGAGCTATTCTCCTTTTTATGAGCGGTTTTTTTGATCTTATGGACGGGGTTGTGGCAAGGGAAACGGAAAGATCATCAAAATTTGGGGCTGTATTCGACTGGCTTGCAGATAAGTTCGTTGATGGGATTGTTCTCTTCTCAATTGGAATGGCCTACTCAACACCTGTTGTCACAATACTCGCAGTTGTTTCAAGTATGCTCCACACATTCATAAAACCTGTTGCATACGCAGAGATAGGCTTTGAAAACAGGGAAAAGGGTAAGATTAACGATCCACTTGAAGGAATAGGTTTTTTCGGAAGACCTGAGAGTATGCTTGTTATCATACTTTTTGCTGTCTTTGAACATTTCCATATACTTGGTGGTTTACAGTTTGGTTTCGTTCTTGTTACAGTTCTGACTATCTTATCCCTTTTACAGAGGATTATATACCTTTACATAAAATACAACAGGGATTATGACTGA
- the ilvC gene encoding ketol-acid reductoisomerase produces MAKVYYDEDASLEVLKGKTVAIIGYGSQGHAHALNLRDSGVNVIIGLYSGSRSAEKAKAEGFEVLIPDEAAKKADIIMMLIPDTIQPEVYETAILPNLDEGNALAFAHGFNIHFNQIVPPEYVDVFLVAPKGPGHLVRWQYEEGKGVPGLVAVHQDFTGQAKDIALAYAKGVGCTRAGLIETTFKEETETDLFGEQAVLCGGATALIKAGFETLVEAGYQPEVAYFECLHELKLIVDLIYQYGISGMRYSISDTARYGDVTRGDRIYEAVKPIHKKILDEIQRGEFAKEWVLENIARRPHFDALVKRDEEHPVEKVGKELRKMMPWLEGKGL; encoded by the coding sequence ATGGCAAAGGTCTATTATGATGAAGATGCCTCATTGGAGGTACTGAAAGGAAAAACGGTAGCCATTATAGGATATGGAAGTCAGGGTCATGCTCATGCTCTAAATCTGAGAGACAGCGGTGTGAATGTGATTATAGGTCTTTATTCTGGTAGTAGATCCGCTGAAAAAGCTAAAGCTGAAGGTTTTGAGGTTCTTATACCGGATGAAGCGGCAAAGAAAGCTGATATCATTATGATGTTAATCCCGGACACAATTCAGCCTGAAGTGTACGAGACAGCGATACTTCCAAATTTAGATGAAGGGAACGCACTTGCATTTGCACACGGTTTTAACATACATTTCAACCAGATAGTTCCACCTGAGTATGTTGATGTTTTCCTCGTTGCACCAAAAGGGCCAGGTCATTTAGTAAGATGGCAGTACGAGGAAGGAAAAGGGGTCCCAGGACTTGTTGCTGTTCATCAGGACTTTACAGGTCAGGCTAAAGATATAGCTTTAGCTTACGCTAAAGGTGTAGGATGTACAAGGGCAGGTCTTATAGAGACAACATTCAAGGAAGAGACAGAGACCGACCTTTTTGGAGAACAGGCTGTTCTCTGTGGTGGAGCAACAGCTCTTATAAAGGCCGGATTTGAAACACTTGTTGAGGCTGGATATCAGCCAGAGGTTGCATATTTTGAATGCTTACACGAACTTAAATTAATAGTTGATTTAATATACCAGTACGGTATATCAGGAATGAGATACTCTATATCTGATACAGCAAGATACGGAGATGTAACAAGGGGGGACAGAATTTACGAGGCTGTAAAACCAATACATAAAAAGATACTGGACGAGATCCAGAGGGGAGAGTTTGCAAAAGAATGGGTGCTTGAGAATATAGCAAGAAGACCTCATTTTGATGCCCTTGTAAAAAGGGATGAGGAGCACCCCGTAGAGAAGGTTGGTAAAGAACTTAGAAAGATGATGCCTTGGCTGGAAGGAAAAGGACTTTAA
- the ilvN gene encoding acetolactate synthase small subunit, whose product MSENLTTVKIRPETKTEIRKHVIIVRVLHNFGVLTRITSLFAGRGYNIESLTVGKTNEPNIARITIVVEGDERIIEQIIKQLRKLIETVRVRDITNVPHIERELALIKVHAGEDRARDEIMRLVSIFRAKVVDVYTDTYTVEITGDREKIEAFIDLLRPFGIKDIARTGLLAITRESAKRKLEERMVE is encoded by the coding sequence ATGTCAGAAAATCTAACAACTGTAAAGATAAGACCTGAAACAAAAACAGAGATAAGAAAGCATGTTATTATAGTCAGGGTTTTACATAACTTCGGTGTCTTAACAAGGATAACAAGCCTTTTTGCAGGAAGAGGTTACAATATAGAAAGTCTGACAGTCGGGAAAACAAACGAACCCAATATAGCAAGAATAACAATAGTTGTTGAAGGTGATGAGAGAATTATAGAGCAGATAATAAAACAGTTGAGAAAACTTATAGAGACTGTAAGGGTAAGGGATATAACAAATGTTCCCCATATAGAAAGGGAGCTCGCACTTATAAAGGTTCACGCAGGAGAGGACAGGGCAAGGGATGAGATAATGAGACTTGTCTCTATCTTCAGGGCAAAGGTTGTTGATGTTTATACAGATACATACACAGTTGAGATTACGGGAGACAGGGAAAAGATAGAAGCTTTTATAGACCTTTTAAGACCTTTTGGCATAAAGGATATAGCCAGAACAGGTCTTTTAGCTATAACAAGGGAATCTGCTAAAAGGAAGCTTGAAGAAAGAATGGTAGAATGA
- the ilvB gene encoding biosynthetic-type acetolactate synthase large subunit: protein MPKKRGADIVIDVLLEEGVDTVFGLPGGAIMEVYDALFDAPLRNILARHEQAAAHMADGYARATGKVGVVLATSGPGATNLVTGIATAYMDSVPLVAITGQVPTSYIGTDAFQEADVVGITRPITKHNFLVTDIKDLALILREAFYLARTGRPGPVLVDIPKDITQQEYDYKMPTEKDVLDALPGYKPHYEGNPFQIKKAAELIRKAKRPVLYVGGGTVISGASEELRELAELTRIPVTTTNMAKGAFDETHPLALHMLGMHGTYYANMAVYHSDLLIAVGARFDDRVTGKIQEFAPEAKIIHIDIDPASISKNITVDVPIVGDVKVVLGKLLKELKKKPIEWVKARESWLKQIEKWKEKHPLTYDRTSKIIKPQYVIEEIYKITDGEALITAGVGQHQMWAAMFYKYRYPRQFLNSGGLGTMGYGFPAAVGAKIGNPDKTVFAIEGDGSFVMNMQDVITAVQYRIPVKIAIINNEFLGMVRQWQQLFYDSRYSSVCLAVHPDFVKLAESMGAVGLRATKPEEVRPVLEKAMKINDRPVIMDFVVDREENVLPMVPAGKSYREMIVSPKQKGEAETMYLVG, encoded by the coding sequence ATGCCGAAGAAAAGAGGTGCTGATATTGTAATAGATGTTCTCCTTGAGGAAGGAGTTGATACTGTTTTTGGGCTTCCAGGTGGAGCCATAATGGAAGTTTACGATGCTTTATTTGACGCCCCTTTAAGAAATATTCTCGCAAGACATGAGCAGGCTGCAGCCCACATGGCTGATGGTTATGCGAGAGCTACAGGGAAGGTTGGTGTTGTTCTCGCAACATCAGGACCTGGAGCTACGAACCTTGTTACAGGAATAGCAACAGCATATATGGACTCTGTTCCTCTTGTAGCCATAACCGGACAGGTTCCAACAAGTTATATAGGGACTGATGCATTTCAGGAAGCTGATGTTGTTGGTATAACAAGACCTATAACAAAACATAACTTCCTTGTTACAGATATAAAAGATCTTGCACTTATACTGAGGGAAGCTTTTTATCTTGCAAGGACGGGAAGACCAGGACCTGTTCTTGTTGATATCCCAAAGGATATAACACAGCAGGAATACGACTACAAGATGCCTACTGAGAAGGATGTTCTTGATGCACTTCCAGGATACAAGCCACACTACGAGGGAAATCCATTCCAGATAAAGAAGGCAGCGGAGCTTATAAGAAAAGCAAAGAGACCTGTTCTTTATGTAGGCGGTGGAACTGTTATATCTGGAGCGTCTGAAGAACTGAGGGAGCTTGCAGAATTAACAAGAATCCCAGTAACAACAACAAATATGGCTAAAGGTGCTTTTGATGAGACACATCCATTAGCACTTCATATGCTTGGAATGCATGGAACATACTACGCAAATATGGCCGTTTACCACAGTGATCTTCTTATAGCTGTTGGAGCGAGATTTGACGACAGGGTAACAGGAAAGATACAGGAGTTTGCACCTGAAGCAAAGATAATACATATAGATATAGATCCAGCATCAATAAGTAAAAATATAACTGTTGATGTTCCAATTGTTGGTGATGTTAAGGTGGTTTTAGGCAAGCTATTAAAAGAACTGAAGAAAAAACCAATAGAATGGGTTAAGGCCAGGGAAAGCTGGCTAAAACAGATAGAGAAATGGAAAGAAAAACACCCATTAACATACGACAGAACAAGTAAGATCATAAAACCACAGTATGTTATAGAGGAGATCTATAAGATAACAGATGGTGAAGCTCTCATTACAGCAGGTGTTGGCCAGCACCAGATGTGGGCTGCGATGTTCTACAAGTACAGATACCCGAGACAGTTCCTGAACTCAGGTGGCCTTGGAACTATGGGATACGGCTTCCCCGCAGCTGTTGGGGCAAAGATAGGAAACCCTGACAAAACTGTTTTTGCTATTGAAGGGGACGGATCATTTGTTATGAATATGCAGGATGTTATAACAGCTGTCCAGTACAGAATACCTGTAAAGATAGCCATAATAAACAACGAGTTCTTAGGGATGGTGAGACAGTGGCAGCAGCTCTTTTACGACAGCAGATACTCATCCGTCTGTCTTGCTGTTCATCCAGATTTTGTTAAACTTGCCGAATCAATGGGAGCTGTAGGACTAAGGGCAACAAAACCTGAAGAGGTAAGACCTGTTCTTGAAAAAGCCATGAAGATAAATGATAGACCTGTGATAATGGATTTTGTCGTTGATAGGGAAGAGAATGTTCTCCCTATGGTACCTGCAGGTAAAAGTTACAGGGAGATGATAGTAAGCCCTAAACAGAAAGGAGAGGCTGAAACTATGTACCTTGTTGGTTAA